From the genome of Salipiger abyssi:
GGTTCGCGCCTGGATATGCGCGCATTATCGGACATGGCGAAAATCCTCAGGGGAGGGCGGTTTTCGTGCTAAAATGTGGAATGAAGCGCCGTCATCGAATAGGCTGAAGAGATGATCCAGACCCACTCAGATCCCGATACAGGCTCTCACACCCTACCCGGACTGCCCACCTGGGTCACCCGGAGATCTGCCGAAAATGCCGAAGATGTGGCGTTTTTGTCGGGCGCAGCGCTGATCCATCTGCACCACGCCCTCAACCGTCCGGGCATCCCCCACACTCTTCTCCGCGACCGCCTTGCCCTGAGCGCCGCAGAGGCCTGCCTGACCTCAAGTGGACGCCCCGAACGCGCCGCCGATCTGCGCGACGTCCTGCATCTGCTACGACCCGGAGACCACCCCGGCCCGGCGGGTGAGATCTACCTGAGCTGGCGGCGTGCTGTCGAGCGGCCGGTCTCTGCCAAGGCGCTGCACCGCGCATTGCCCGCCCATTCCGCCGACCGGATCGCAACCTGGCTCGATGCGGGACAGGGCGTTCCGATGCGGCGGACGGCGATGGTGCTGGAGCGTGTTCTGACCGATGCGCCGCAGGACGAGATCGCGGCCCTGATCCTGGCCGATGCGACCCTGTCGCGGGCGCTGGGGTGGGATCATCTTGTGCCGCTCCTGGCGGGGCGGTTGAGCCGGCGGGATCTGCGCAAGAGCGGGGACGAGCTGCGGCATGCCTGCCATCGTGCGGCTGTCGCAGCGGTGCCGGAGATCGCGGGGCTCGCCGGGGATCTCGCCCGCCGTGCCGCGCGGCTGGAGGCGGTGGCGCCGAAGTTGCGGGCGAAACCGGCGGCGCAGGCGGTGGCGCTGTTCCTGAGCCGGGATGCGCTGAGCGCCGGAGGGTTGAAACATCTGATGTCAGACCGCGCGGCGCGGCGTTTCTGCGACCGGCTGGTGGCGCTCGGGGCGGTGTGTGAACTGACCGGGCGCGAGACCTTTCGGCTCTACGGGGTGTGAGCATGGCCGGGGACCGCGCCGAACCGGATCTCGACCGCGAGCTTGTCGATCTGCCGCCGGAGCTGCGCTGGCGCGAATGGATGCGGCGTATCGAGGCGGTGCTGTTCGCCAGCGCGTCGCCGGTGCCGCGCGAGGATCTGGCGCGGGTCGTGGGGCAGGGCGCTTCCGTCGAGTTGCTGGTCGAGGATCTTGCCGCCGATCTGGAGGGCCGCGCCTTTGCGGTGGCGGCGGTGACCGGCGGCTGGATCCTGCGCACCCGTCCGGCCTATGCGCCGGCGATCCGGGCGGCGGCGGATGTGGGGCAGCAGGTGCTCGACCTGAACGAGTTCGACATCGCGGTGCTGGCGGCCATCGCCTATCACCAGCCGATCACCCGCGACGGGCTAAAGGACATCTTCGGCAAGGAGATCGCGCGCGACCTGATCGGGCGGCTGAACGCGCGCAAGCTCATCGCCACCGGTCCGCGCAGCCCGCGCCGGGGCGCGCCTTATACCTTTGTGACCACCGAGCAGTTCCTCGTGGCCTTCGATCTGGAGAGCCTCAGCGATCTGCCCGACCGTGAGCGGCTGGAGGATGACGGGCTGACCGCGCCCGCCGGTGGCTGAGGGCTCAGGCGGCGCGCACCACCGAACAGGCGGCGCAATAGTCCAGAAGCGCCCGGACCTGGGGCGAGTCCGGCAGAATGTTTGCCGGGTCGACGCCGAAGATGGTCACGACGGCCTGCGCCTCGCCCTGCCAGTCGAGCACGGGCGCGGCGGCGGCGACGAGGCCGGGGATGAAATTGCTGTCCACCGAGGCAAATCCCTGCGCGCGGATCGTGTCGCGAAGCGTCTCTAACCCTGCGGAATTCGCCGGTACATCGGGCAAAAGCGCGGGCTGGCGCGCGGCGCGGCGCAGCTCGGTCTCGCGCATGGGGCGGATCGCGGCCTGCGGGGCGTAGGCGAGAAAGATCCGTCCGGTGGCGGAGGTCAGCAGGGGCAGGGTCGTGCCCAGCCCGATCGAGGTCACCGTGGGCGAGAGGCCGCGCTGCCAGCGCACCACCGTGGCGCCGTCATTGGCCCAGACCGCGAGCAGCGCCGTCATGCCCGTCTGCGCCGCCAGATCCGGCAGCCCGTCGGCAGAGCTGTTGACGAAATCGTGCCGCCCGATGGCGGCGAGCCCGAGTTGCAGCGCCTCCGGCCCGAGATCGTAGCGCCCGGAGCGGCCCTCCTGCCGGACCAGCCGGGCGGTGACGAAGGAGGCGAGATAGCGGTGCACCTTGCTCGGCGGCATGCCGCAGCCGCGCGCGATGTCGGAGAGCGTGAGCGGGCCGTCCTGCCGCGCCATGAAGGCCAGCACGCCTAGCGCCGTGTCCAGCGATTTCAGCCCGTGGCCCACCTCGTCCGTCATTCCGCTTTCTCCAACCTCTCGCGAAAGGCGTTCATGTCACCCGCGACAATACCGTCCTTGCCGCGGATGAAAAGACAGCGCACTTCGCGGCCCTCGAAAGCCAGCCTCTCGCCGACCCGGCCCTCATAGGCGAGGGTCACGCTGCGCGCCGACCATTTCTCGACCGAGACATGCAGCTCCAGCAGGTCGCCATCCCGAATCGTGCTGCGGAACTGCGCCTGCGCATCGGCGAGCCCGAGCCCGAGACTGTCGAGATCCCGGCAGAGTTTCTGATGTCCGCCGAGCGGGCGCAGCAGCTTTTGGAAACCCGCATCCATCCAGCGAAAAATGTTCGGATAAAAGACGATACCGGCGGGATCGCAATCTCCGAAAGTCACGTCGACGGTCATCAGATGGGCCATGGAGTTTTCCGTATTATAAAAATGTTTGCACGATTTAGAATTTTATCCTATCCATTCCTCAACGTCCATAGCTTCGGGAGGGAGGAAGGATGTCCCAGCTGTCGACCATCGAAATTCTGGGGGGAGGGCCCGGCGGGCTCTATACCGCGATCCTGATCCGCCGGCTGCTGCCGCATGTGAAAGTGCGGGTAACCGAGCAGAATCCGGAAGGCGCGACCTTTGGATTCGGTGTGGTGTTTTCCGACCGTGCGCTCGATTTCCTGAAAGCCGACGATGCCGAGACCCATGACCTGATCGTGCCGCATATGGAGCGCTGGCAGGACATGACGCTGAACCTGCCGAAAGGGCAGGTGACGCTGGACGGCGTGGGCTTTACCGCCGTGGGGCGGCTGGAGCTGATCGAGATCCTCAAGGACCGCGCCCGCGATCTGGGTGTCGAGATCCGTTTCAAGACCCGCATCGACTCGCTCGACGCATTCGACGCGGATCTGGTGATCGGCGCCGACGGGCTGAACTCGCTGATGCGCCAGTCGTTCGAAGACCAGTTCAGGCCGAAAATCGAGTATTTCGACAACCACTTTGCCTGGTTCGGCGCGACCATTCCCTTTGATACGCTGACCCAGACCTTTATCGAGACCGACAAGGGCCCGCTCAACGCGCATCACTACCGCTTTGCGCCGGATCGCAGCACCTTCATCGTCGAATGCGAGGATGCGACCTACAAGGCCTTTGGCTTTGACGCGATGAGCGAGGAAGAAAGCGCCAAGCTGTGCAGCACGCTGTTCGCCGATGTGCTCAAGGGCACCGATCTGGTGATGAACAAATCCAACTGGCGGCAGTTCCCGCGGCTCTGGTGCGAAAGCTGGATCGCCGGGCGCAACGTGCTCTTGGGCGATGCGGTGCATACGGCGCATTTCTCCATCGGGTCGGGCACGCGGCTGGCCATGGAGGACGCGATTGCGCTCATCCATGCGCTGAAGGATCACGACGATATCGACGAGGCGCTCGCCGCCTATCAGGCGCAGCGCCCGCCGGTGGCGCGCAAGATCGTCGATGCCGCCAATACCTCGGCCACCTGGTACGAGAGCTTTGGCGAGAAGCTGCGGCTCGCGCCGATGGATTTCGCGCATGATTACCTGATGCGCTCGGGCCGGATGACGCCGGAGCGGCTGCATCAGATCGCGCCGAAATTCGCCGCCGATTACGAAGCCTACAGCGCCGTTCACGGCTGAACGCGGGGGCGCGGCCCCCGGTTCTCTCAACCCCTGCAACGAGAGGGGCAGGGCGCCTCTGGCGGGCGCCCCACGGCCCCCGTTTGCCGACGTCACGGAGACCAGATGACGGATATGACCAGCACACATGCGACCGGCGCCATCCCCGACCCCGTCGCCGAGCGCACCCCCGGCGCGGACGAGATCGGCTATGTGAAGGCCGATCACCGGAACGGGTCCGAAATCCTCTGGCAGAACCTGAGCCGGAACCCCGACAAGACCGCCGTGATCGGCCCGCTTGGGCATATGAGCTATGCGGAGCTGATCGCCGAGGCGGCGCGCTGGGGCAATGCCTTTGCCGATGCCGGGCTGGCGCGCGGCGAGCGGATCGCGTTTTTCCTCGACGACACGCCGGCCTTCGCGGCGGCCTTCTTTGGTGCGGTTCGGGCAGGGTTCGTGCCGGTTCTGCTCAATATCCAGACCCGCCCGGATGTGCTGCAATATTTCCTTCAGGATACCGAGGCGCGCTATGCGGTGGTCGATGCGGAGCTGTCGGCGATCTTTTCCGGCGACACGCTGAAGGACACGAAGCTGGAGAGCATCGTGGTCACCAATGGCGATGTGACCGGGCCGGGCCGGATCGGGGCGGCGACCTTCCTCGACGGCCACGGGACCGAGCTGGAAGCCGCCGATACCGGCCCCGACGACATGGCGTTCTGGATGTATTCCTCGGGCTCCACCGGGCGGCCCAAGGGCATCGTGCATCTGCATCACGACATGGCCTATATCCAGCAGAGTTTCGGCGACCATATCCTCAAGCTGCGCGAGGACGATATCTGCTATTCCGTGCCCAAGGCCTATTTCGCCTACGGGTTCGGCAATTCGCTGGTCTTTCCGTTTTGCACCGGGGCGACGACGCTGTTCATGCCGGGCCAGCCGCGCCCCGACGTGGTGCTGGGGGCCATCGAGATCTATCGCCCGACGGTGCTGTTCGGCCTGCCGACGCTCTACACGGCGCTGGCGCGCAGTGCCGCGCTGGAGGCGCATGATCTGAGCTCGCTGCGCCAGTCCATGTCCGCCGCCGAGATCCTGTCGGAAGATGTCTACAACACCTGGAAAGAGCTGGTGGGCCACGGGCCGACCGAGGGGCTGGGCTCGACCGAGCTGCTGCATGTGTATCTGTCGAACGCGCTCGACGATCACCGGATCGGGGCGGCGGGGGCGCGGGTGCCGGGCTATGAGGTGCGGCTGGAGACGCCGGACGGTGTGCCGGCCGAGCCGGGCGAGGAGGGGGTGATGTTCGTGCGCGGGCATTCCTCGGCGCCGACCTACTGGAACCGCCCGGACAAGACCGCCGAGACCATGCGCGGCGACTGGATCTATACCGGCGACCGTTTCATCGAGCGCGACGGGTTCTACTACTTCCAGGGCCGCGCGGACGATCTGATCAAGGTCTCCGGGCAATGGGTCTGGCCGCTGGAGGTCGAGCGCTGCCTGAACGAGCACCCGGATGTGCACGAATGCGCGGTGCTGGCGGTGCAGCTTGCCGACAAGCGCATGGCGCTGCGGGCCATCGTGAGCCTCGTCGCGGGCGTGGCGGCGAGCGACGAACAGACACTGAAACTGCGCGATTACGTCAAGACGCAGCTCACGCCGTTCAAATCGCCAAGGCTGTTCGAATACGTGGCCGAGCTGCCCAAGACCGGCACCGGCAAGATCGACCGTCAGGCGCTGGTCGCGGGCTGAGCGCAGGATTGAAAAGGGAGGAAACGCAATGAGGATCTTCAGGAGCATCTGCCTGGCCACGGCCTTTGTCGCGGGGTTCGGCGCGAGTGTGCAGGCGCAGGTCATGTCCTTCTCGACCCCGCCGCAGGGTTCGGTCTGGAACACCATGGCCACGGTGATCGCCGGCGAGGCACGCGACAGCGGCGCCATGGCGCTGGTGGTGCAGCCCTATGGCGGCAATGCGCAGATGATGCAGGCGGTGAACGACCAGCTTGCAGAGTTTTCGCTCAACGATGTGAACGACGTGATCACCGCCGTGGAGGGCTCGGGCGAATACCGCATGGCGATGCCGAACCTGCGGGTGGTGGCGCGGATCAACCCGTTCCCGGTCGGGCTCTATGTCAAGGAAAGCTCCGGCATGACGGCGGTGGCGGATCTCAAGGGCAGGAGCGTGCCCTCGGGCTGGGATGCCTTCCCCATCGCGCGCTCGCATATCTCGGCCATCCTCGCCGCCGGGGGGCTGAGCTGGGACGATGTGAAACAGGTGCCGGTGCCGGAACTGATCCGGGGCTCCGACGACATGGCCTCGGGCCGGGTCGACAGCGCGTTTTTCGCGGTGGGCGGCCCCAAGGTGGCCGAGGTCGACGCTTCGGTCGGCGGCGTGCGCTATCTGAGCGTCGAGGCCAATGACGAGACGCTGGCCAGGATCCAGGAGGTGCGCCCGGCCTTCTACTTCACCGAAGTGACCCCGGCGCCGGTGCGCGTGGGCGTGGCCGAGCCGATGCAGTTCGTCACCTGGGACAATGTGCTGCTCGCCGGCGCGCATGTGCCGGACGAGAAGATCGAGCAGCTTCTGACCGTGGTCTTCGATCAGAAGGACGCCATCGGCGAGGCCTATCCGCCGCTGCGTGCGCTGAATCTCGACACTGCCTACAAGGCCTATCCGGGGGTCGAGTATCACCCCGGCGCCAAGGCGTTCTTCGAGGCGCGCGGCATTGAGATGTCGCCCGCCGGCTGATCCGGCTTGCGTGACCGATCCGGGGCAGGGCGCGCGCGTGCCCTGCCTTTTCCGGCTCTCTTCCAGCACAAGGAGGCGCTTTCGTGGACCATCAGACCGGCACCGAATCCAAACCGCTGATCGTCGGGATCCTTGCGGGCCTGCTCACGGTTCTGACCGTGTTTCAGGCCGCCGATCTGCCCTCGCGGCTGGGCTATTCCTATTACACCGAACAGTTCCTCGCGCTGGTGCTGGGTCTCAGCCTCGCGCTGGTGTTCCTGACCAAACCCGCCCGCAAGCAGGACCGTTCCGGCGCGCCGCTCGACTGGCTGCTGGCGCTGGCGGGGCTCGGGCTGGGGCTTTACGTGGCCCTGGCCTATCCCGGCCTCGTGTCGCGCGCCATGAGCCTGCCCGCCGACGCGCTGATCACCGGGGCCGCGCTGTTCCTGCTGGTGCTGGAGGGGCTGCGGCGCACGGTGGGCTGGACGCTGGTCATCGTGGTCGCGGTCATCGTCGGCTACGGGCTGATCGGGCATCTGGTGCCCGGCGTGCTGCAAACCCGCCAGGTCGCGCCGGAGCGCATGGCGGTCTATCTCGCCTTCGATCCCAACGGGCTGCTGGGGCTGACGCTGAACGTGGCGGCTACGGTGGTGGTGGCCTTCGTGCTCTTTGGCCAGCTCCTGCTGCGCTCGGGCGGGGCGGAGTTCTTCAACGATATCGCCATGGCCACAATGGGCCGGCAGCGCGGCGGGGCGGCCAAGATCTCGATCGTGGCCTCGGGGCTTTTCGGCTCGATTTCGGGCGTGGTGGTGTCGAATATCGTCGCCACCGGCGTGGTGACGATCCGACTCATGGTGCAGTCGGGCTTTCGCCGTACCACCGCCGCCGCGGTGGAGGCCGTGGCCTCGACCGGCGGGCAGATCGCGCCGCCGGTGATGGGGGCGGTGGCCTTCCTGATGGCCGATATCCTGCAAAAGCCCTATTCCGAGATCGTGGTGGCCGCCATCGTGCCGGCGCTACTCTATTACGTGGCGCTTTTTGCGCAGGCCGATCTTCAGGCGGCGAAGCAGCAGATCCGTCCGCTGGATACCGAGGACATCCCGGCGACGCGCGCCGTTCTGGGCAAGGGTTGGGTCTTTATCCTGCCTTTCGCGGCTATTGTCGCGGCGCTCTTCTGGTTCAACCAGCGCGCGGAGACCGCCGCGCTCTGGGGCGGGGCGATGGCGCTGGGGATCGGGCTCACCACCGGCTACGGCGCCACCCGGATGAAGCCGCGCGAGCTCTGGAATGCGGCGCAGGAGACCGGCTTTTCCATTGTCGATATCATCATGATCTCGGCGGCGGCGGGGTTCATCATCGGCGTGCTGAACGTCACGGGCCTGGGTTTTGCCGCCACCTTCGCGCTGGTGGGGCTGGGCAAGGGCAGCCTGCTGACGCTGCTGCTGATCTCTGCCGTGGTCTGCCTGGTGCTGGGCATGGGCATGCCGACGGTGGGGGTCTACCTGCTGCTGGCGGTGCTGATCGCGCCCTCGCTGGTGCAGTCGGGAGTCGAGCCTATCGCAGCCCATCTCTTCATCTTCTACCTCGGGATGATGTCCATGGTGACGCCGCCCATCGGCATCGGCGCGTTCTTTGCCGCCGCCATCGCCAAGGCGCCGCCCATGGCCACCGCCTGGGAATCCATGCGCTTTGGCTGGACCGCCTATATCGTACCCTTCCTTTTCGTCTTCTCGCCGGCGCTCTTGCTGATCGGCGAGCCGATGGAGATCGCGCTGGCGGTGGTGACGGCGGTGCTGGGGGTCTATGCGATCTCGGCGGCGTTCGTGGGCTGGCTGCACGGGCCGACCGGGGCGCTGCGCCGGGTGCTGACCGGGCTTGCCGGTGTGGCGCTGCTGCTGCCGCCGGGGGTGGGCGGCGACAGGACGCTGTGGATCAACGCGGCGGGGTTCGTGGCGCTGGCGCTGCTCTGGCGGCTGGGCCGGGCCGAGCTGGCGCGCGCGCCGCATCCCGAGAACGGGCATTGAGGCGGGGGAGAGACGCATATGGCATTCCGGAACATCCTTCTGGCCTATAGCGGCGAGGCCGCCTTTCTCAGCAGTCTGCGCCACGCGCTGAAGATTGTCCGCCAGCACGATGGCTGGCTGACCGGCGTGTTCCGCAACGGTCCGTCCTATATCGACCGTTACGGGGCCGGGCTGTCGGGAGAGCTGCGGGCAAAGCTGGAGACGGTCGAGAGCGAGGACATGCAGGCGGCGATTGCGCTTTTCCATGAGGAGGCGGCGCTGGCCGGGCTGTCGGATAGGGTGGCGTTTCTCGATCCGGGGGAGGTGGGCGCGCTGCCGCCGAGCGAGATCGCGCGCAGCTACGATCTGGTGGTGACGGGCGCGCAGTCGCATCTGCCCAACGAAGAGCACCGCGCCGCCAGCCCCGACATGCTGGCGCTGCGCAGCGGGCGCCCGGTGCTGATCGTGCCGGATGGCTATAACGCGCCGGGTCTGGCCGATCACGCGCTGGTCGCCTGGGACGGCAAGCGCTCGGCGGCCCGGGCGCTCAACGACGCGATGGCGATTTTCGAGACCGACCGCCGCCGGGTCACCGTGCTGACCGTGGGCGCCGCGCCCGGTTCGCCGCCGCCCGGTGGGGGGATCGTGACGCATCTGCAACGCCACGATGTCGAGGCGCTGCATCTGCACAAGCGCCCGAAGCATCAGAGCATTGCGCAGCTTATCGAGGCCACGGCGGAGGAGATCGGCGCGAAGCTGATCGTGATGGGCGCTTATGAGCACAGCAAGTTCTCGCAGGACATGTTCGGCGGGGTCACCCATGAGGTGCTGCGCAATGCGCGCGTGCCGGTGCTGATGTCGCACTGAGAGGCCGGCGGTCTCCTGCTTGTGAACCAGATGCGCGGCGCCTCGGCAAAGAGGGCGCCGCGCTTTGGGTTTCGGGGGTGGAAAAGAGCCGTTTTGAGCGGGTTTCCCCGGCCACACGATAATTTGGAACAATCGGTCCAGATTCTTCGGTATCTTTGTTGACAGCTCCAGATTTCGGGTGTTACCCATAATTTGGAAATTATAAATAATTTCCAATAATCGGCTCAAGCCGCCGCAGATCCTGCGGCGCGGCATTCCGGCATCCGCAGGGGAGGGCGGCCCGGGATGTGCCGACATAGGGCGCGCCATGTGCCGCCCGCGACAACGACGCCTGCCCGGAGGAGGAGTGGCATGAGCAAGGTTGGACTGATCGGTCTCGGCAATATGGGATTGCCGATGACCAAGACCCTGATCGCACACGGACATGAGGTGCTGGGTTACCGGCGCGGCGCGGGCGAGGATTTCCTCGCGCTTGGCGGCAAGATGGCGGACTCGCCGCGCGACGTGGCGGAGCAGACGGATATCATTCTGTGCTGCATCCCTTCTGACGACGCGCTGGCCGAGGTGATCTCCGGCCCCGATGGGATTGCCGGCGGCGACTGCACCGGGAAGATCGTGGTGGAGCTCTCCACCCTTTCCGAAGAGGCCAAGGCGCGCGAGGCGGCGCTGATCGAGGCGAAGGGCGGGGTGCTGCTAGACGGCGCGATCAGCGGGCTGCCCCCGATGGTCGAGGCGCGCAGCGCGATATTCCTGCTCAGCGGTGACGAGGCGGCGTTCGAGACGGCGCGCCCGGTGCTGGAGTCGCTGACCGAGAGCCTGTTTTACATGGGCGGTTTCGGCGCCGCGATGAAGGCCAAGCTCTGCGCCAACCTGCTGGTCGGCATCAACCTCGCCGGCATCGCCGAGACGCTGGCCTTTGGCGCCAAGATGGGGCTCGACCAGACACGGCTGATCGAGGCGCTGCGCGGCGGCGCGGGCACGTCGCTGCAATTCCAGGCCCGCGCGGGCCGGATGGCCAGTGGCGACTGGAACACCGTGCTGGGCTCGACCGCGATGCTGGCCAAGGACCTGCACCTGATCGAGACGGCGGGCGCCGATGCGGATTGCCCGATGCCGGTGCTGTCGAGCGCCGTGCCGCTCTACGACCGTGCCATCACCGCAGGCTATGGCGACACCGATGTCGCCTCGCTTTACGCCGCCGTCGCCTCGGCGGCGGGGCTGCCCGTTCCCGGAGATGACAAAAAAGGAAAAAACGATGAGTGACTACAAGCTGGGAACGGCGCGGATCGAGGGCGCCGCGACGCCGGTTGTGCTGGTGAACGGCAAGGCGCATACGCTGGCCTCGGTGCTGGGCGAGGGGGCGCCGGCGACGCTGGAGGCGGTCTTTGCCGACTGGCCGCGCCATGAGGCCGAGATTGCCGCCGCCTGCGAGAGTATAAGCGGTGACGGGCGCGACCCGGAGACGCTGGCTTTTGAGACGCCCATCGCCAACCCGCGCAAGCTGGTCTGCATCGGCACCAATTACCACGACCATCTCGAAGAGATGAAGGTCACCCACCTGCCGGAGTTTCCCTACGGCTTCATGCGCCCGCAGACCTGCCTCGCCGCGCATCGCGAAGAGATTCCGCTGCCCGAAGGTGCGAAGATGTACGACTGGGAGGCTGAGCTGGGCATCGTCATGGGCCGCCGCTACGGCCCCTCGGACAAGGGCGATCCGCTGGAGGCGGTGGCGGGCTATACCGTGCTGAACGACCTTTCGGCGCGCGACTGGATCCACAACCGGCCCTTTGTCGGCATCGACTGGGTGATGCAGAAATCCTGGGACAAGTTCCAGCCCACGGGCCCCTGGATCACGCCCGCGCGCTATGTGGCCGACCCCGGCGATCTCGATATCGAACTGACCGTCAACGGCGTGGTGAAGCAGAAATCCAATACCGGGCGGATGATTTTCAGCGTCGCCGATATCCTGCGGCATCTGGCCGGGATGATGACGCTGGAGCCCGGCGACATCATCGCCACCGGCACCCCGGCGGGGGTGGGGTTTGGCCGCGATCCGCAGGAATTCCTCAAGCCCGGCGATGTCACGCGCGTGACCGTCGAGGGGCTGGGCACGCTGGAAAACACATTCGTCTGAGGAGGACAGATCATGATCACCGTCAACCGTATCGTCTATGCGGTCTTTGAAACCCCCGATCTGGAAGCGCAGATCGAGCACTACACCAAGATCATGGGCCTGACGCTGGTCGCCCGCGATGGTGACAGCGCCTATCTGTCGGCCAGTGCAGATCACCACACGGTGGTGCTGCGCAAGGGGACGGAGGCGCGCTGCGACACGCTGGGCTTTCAACTGCCGCCGGGCACCGATCTTGGTGACTATGCCAGGCAGATCGAGAGCCACGGGCTGACCACCAAGCGCCAGTCCGATCCGCAGCCCTCGATTTCCGAGGCGCTGGTGTTCAGCGACGACAAGGGCACCAATATCGAGGCCTTCGTCTCGGCCGAGCCCGCCAATATCGGGTTTCAGCCGCAGGGCATCGTGCCGAACAAGCTGGGCCATGTGGCCTATAACTGCACCGATGTGCAATCGACGGTGAAATTCTACTGCGAGGTTCTGGGCTTCAAGGTCAGCGACTGGATGGGCGATTTCTTTGCCTTCCTGCGCTGCGGCCCGGATCACCACACCATCAATCTGGTGCAGGGGCAGAAGACCAAGATGCACCACATCGCTTTTGAGCTGCGCGACTGGACCCATATCCGCGACGCCTGCGACTGGCTGGCGCAGGACCGCATTCCGCTGGTCTGGGGGCCGGTGCGGCATGGGATCGGGCACAATATCTCGACCTATCACCGCAATGCCGACGGGCAGATCATCGAGCTGTTCTGCGAGCTGGACCGGGTGAACGAGGCGCTGGATTGCTACGATCCGCGCCCCTACCACCAGGAGTTTCCGCAAAAGAGCGGCAAGGTCTGGGAGGATATCCAGCTCGGCGCCAATATGTGGGGCACGCCCCCGCCGGAGGGCTTTCTGGACT
Proteins encoded in this window:
- a CDS encoding universal stress protein, translating into MAFRNILLAYSGEAAFLSSLRHALKIVRQHDGWLTGVFRNGPSYIDRYGAGLSGELRAKLETVESEDMQAAIALFHEEAALAGLSDRVAFLDPGEVGALPPSEIARSYDLVVTGAQSHLPNEEHRAASPDMLALRSGRPVLIVPDGYNAPGLADHALVAWDGKRSAARALNDAMAIFETDRRRVTVLTVGAAPGSPPPGGGIVTHLQRHDVEALHLHKRPKHQSIAQLIEATAEEIGAKLIVMGAYEHSKFSQDMFGGVTHEVLRNARVPVLMSH
- a CDS encoding NAD(P)-dependent oxidoreductase gives rise to the protein MSKVGLIGLGNMGLPMTKTLIAHGHEVLGYRRGAGEDFLALGGKMADSPRDVAEQTDIILCCIPSDDALAEVISGPDGIAGGDCTGKIVVELSTLSEEAKAREAALIEAKGGVLLDGAISGLPPMVEARSAIFLLSGDEAAFETARPVLESLTESLFYMGGFGAAMKAKLCANLLVGINLAGIAETLAFGAKMGLDQTRLIEALRGGAGTSLQFQARAGRMASGDWNTVLGSTAMLAKDLHLIETAGADADCPMPVLSSAVPLYDRAITAGYGDTDVASLYAAVASAAGLPVPGDDKKGKNDE
- a CDS encoding fumarylacetoacetate hydrolase family protein, coding for MSDYKLGTARIEGAATPVVLVNGKAHTLASVLGEGAPATLEAVFADWPRHEAEIAAACESISGDGRDPETLAFETPIANPRKLVCIGTNYHDHLEEMKVTHLPEFPYGFMRPQTCLAAHREEIPLPEGAKMYDWEAELGIVMGRRYGPSDKGDPLEAVAGYTVLNDLSARDWIHNRPFVGIDWVMQKSWDKFQPTGPWITPARYVADPGDLDIELTVNGVVKQKSNTGRMIFSVADILRHLAGMMTLEPGDIIATGTPAGVGFGRDPQEFLKPGDVTRVTVEGLGTLENTFV
- a CDS encoding VOC family protein, producing MITVNRIVYAVFETPDLEAQIEHYTKIMGLTLVARDGDSAYLSASADHHTVVLRKGTEARCDTLGFQLPPGTDLGDYARQIESHGLTTKRQSDPQPSISEALVFSDDKGTNIEAFVSAEPANIGFQPQGIVPNKLGHVAYNCTDVQSTVKFYCEVLGFKVSDWMGDFFAFLRCGPDHHTINLVQGQKTKMHHIAFELRDWTHIRDACDWLAQDRIPLVWGPVRHGIGHNISTYHRNADGQIIELFCELDRVNEALDCYDPRPYHQEFPQKSGKVWEDIQLGANMWGTPPPEGFLD